A window of the Polaribacter sp. HaHaR_3_91 genome harbors these coding sequences:
- a CDS encoding DUF294 nucleotidyltransferase-like domain-containing protein: MNTIAKRISDFLKDFPPFNMLPKDELLAICKAVDILYLEKDSNLFITGVPIKNQFYVVKDGAIGLFEEETNLLVDECDEGDIFGLRALMRKDSYKLTAKALEESIVYSLSSELFENYITTTPEASTYLMTSFVSNTRYSEPKPQNQSSGNIQDFFEEQSIEFSKNPIHCSPETSIKAAAIIMTHKRVGSIIITEKNKPLGIITDKDLRIKIATGLVSIEEPVTKIMSSPVITYPENITVAEAQIALLKYKITHLCITKDGTPNSGLTGILSEHDIIVVRENNASALVKEVKRISTTKQLQQIRKRAEQLLKRYIKQQIPIVFATKILSAINESITQKIIEQAIKEIPTPPPTTFAWLAIGSQGREEQLLLTDQDNAIVFNNVDENEHEKTQQYFLSLAKKINQKLEIVGFELCPADMMASNPKWCLSISQWEQQFKKWITTPNQDNLMLCTIFFDFEFVYGDKNLVSSLAESIFESIESRDIFLTYLGLNALKNPPPLSFFRQFLVERNGEHKDQFDIKARAMMPLVDAARLLILSKNIKTHNNTIVRYEKLAELEPQNKDVFLACLEAFKNLLYFRTQQGLLHNDSGRFIDLQTLSKANRLELKSCFKAVKNVQDLIQTRFKLSQFL, from the coding sequence ATGAACACCATTGCGAAACGGATATCAGATTTTTTAAAGGACTTCCCTCCTTTTAATATGTTGCCTAAAGACGAATTATTAGCGATCTGTAAAGCTGTGGACATCCTTTATTTAGAAAAAGATTCCAATTTATTTATTACAGGAGTCCCTATAAAAAATCAATTTTATGTAGTGAAAGATGGTGCCATTGGTTTGTTTGAAGAAGAAACAAATCTTTTAGTTGATGAATGTGATGAAGGTGATATATTTGGTTTACGAGCGCTCATGCGAAAAGACAGTTACAAATTAACTGCAAAAGCCTTAGAGGAAAGTATTGTGTATAGTTTGTCTTCGGAATTGTTTGAGAATTATATCACCACAACCCCAGAAGCAAGTACATATTTAATGACGAGCTTTGTTTCTAACACACGCTATTCAGAACCGAAACCTCAAAATCAATCTTCAGGGAATATTCAAGATTTTTTTGAAGAGCAATCTATAGAGTTTTCTAAAAACCCTATTCACTGTTCTCCAGAAACTAGCATAAAAGCAGCGGCAATTATTATGACGCACAAACGTGTGGGTTCTATTATAATTACGGAAAAAAACAAACCTTTAGGCATTATTACCGATAAAGATTTACGTATAAAAATTGCCACGGGATTGGTTTCTATAGAAGAACCTGTTACTAAAATAATGTCATCTCCCGTTATTACCTATCCTGAAAATATTACCGTAGCAGAGGCACAAATTGCCCTATTAAAATATAAAATTACGCATTTGTGTATTACCAAAGATGGTACACCAAATTCTGGTTTAACAGGTATTCTATCTGAACATGATATTATAGTTGTTAGAGAAAATAATGCATCTGCATTAGTGAAAGAAGTAAAACGAATCTCAACTACAAAGCAATTACAACAAATTAGAAAACGAGCAGAACAACTTTTAAAACGGTATATAAAACAGCAAATTCCTATTGTATTTGCCACTAAAATACTTTCTGCCATTAACGAAAGTATTACGCAAAAAATTATTGAGCAAGCTATAAAAGAAATACCAACTCCTCCTCCAACTACTTTTGCTTGGTTAGCCATTGGAAGTCAGGGTAGAGAAGAGCAATTATTACTTACAGACCAAGACAATGCCATAGTTTTTAATAATGTTGATGAAAATGAACACGAAAAAACACAACAATATTTTTTATCCCTTGCCAAAAAAATCAATCAAAAATTAGAAATCGTTGGTTTTGAATTATGCCCTGCGGATATGATGGCTAGTAACCCTAAATGGTGTTTATCAATTTCTCAATGGGAACAACAATTTAAAAAATGGATTACAACTCCAAATCAAGACAACTTAATGTTGTGTACTATTTTCTTTGATTTTGAATTTGTTTATGGTGATAAAAATTTAGTCAGCTCTTTAGCTGAAAGTATTTTTGAGTCTATAGAATCTCGTGATATTTTTTTAACTTATTTAGGTTTAAATGCTTTAAAAAATCCGCCTCCGTTAAGTTTCTTTAGACAATTTTTAGTAGAACGAAATGGAGAGCACAAAGATCAGTTTGATATTAAAGCACGTGCAATGATGCCTTTGGTAGATGCTGCTCGTTTATTAATCTTATCAAAAAACATAAAAACACATAACAATACCATTGTTAGATATGAAAAATTAGCTGAATTAGAACCACAAAATAAGGATGTGTTTTTAGCCTGTTTAGAGGCATTTAAAAACCTTCTTTACTTTAGAACTCAACAAGGTTTACTACATAACGATTCTGGAAGGTTTATAGATTTACAAACATTAAGTAAAGCCAATCGTTTGGAATTAAAAAGTTGTTTTAAAGCCGTAAAAAATGTCCAAGATTTAATTCAGACTCGATTTAAACTTTCTCAATTTTTATAG
- a CDS encoding PolC-type DNA polymerase III — protein MFWFRKKNYPAFWKSYTAYFKEKQNANFENIRFVIFDTETTGLDIKKDRILSIGTITVIDKMIKVSDSLESYLTQDLFNTETVKIHGILKQGTIYKVTEEEGIVQFLEHIKNAVLVAHHAAFDVAMINQALKRLNLPKLKNKVLDTGHLFIKSKLDTSKKHFSLDELSLRFNIPQHDRHTASGDAFITAILFVKLLCVLKKKNTVLSLTYLHRSNDRIGLI, from the coding sequence ATGTTTTGGTTTAGAAAAAAAAATTACCCTGCATTTTGGAAATCTTATACAGCATATTTCAAAGAAAAACAAAACGCTAATTTCGAAAACATTCGTTTTGTAATTTTTGATACTGAAACTACAGGTTTAGACATCAAAAAAGACAGAATATTATCTATTGGAACCATCACTGTTATTGATAAAATGATAAAGGTTTCTGACTCTTTAGAATCCTATCTAACACAAGATTTATTCAACACAGAAACTGTAAAAATTCATGGTATTCTAAAGCAAGGAACTATATATAAGGTAACTGAAGAAGAAGGTATAGTTCAATTTTTGGAGCATATTAAAAATGCTGTTTTAGTAGCACATCATGCCGCTTTTGACGTTGCCATGATTAATCAAGCATTAAAACGATTGAATTTACCAAAATTAAAAAATAAAGTATTAGACACTGGACATTTATTTATAAAATCAAAATTAGATACTTCAAAAAAACATTTTAGTTTAGATGAATTATCACTTCGATTTAACATACCTCAACATGATAGACACACAGCATCTGGAGATGCTTTTATTACCGCAATCTTATTTGTAAAACTACTTTGTGTTTTAAAGAAAAAAAACACGGTACTTTCTTTAACTTATTTGCATAGAAGTAATGACAGAATAGGTCTTATATAG
- a CDS encoding GreA/GreB family elongation factor: MKYDQLIIEENEFLIIEKLLNLNKVVESKTVKSHIFKLQEELRNVTKVVTEKEMPTDVVRLNSLVSVRSLDGLWEKTFELVVPSKGNVLQNKISLLLPMGTAVLGYAKGDLILWDFPGGQKELKVLEVMQPERITK; this comes from the coding sequence ATGAAGTATGATCAGTTAATTATAGAAGAAAATGAGTTTTTAATAATTGAAAAACTCTTAAATTTAAACAAGGTAGTCGAGTCAAAAACGGTAAAGAGTCATATTTTTAAACTACAAGAAGAATTAAGGAATGTAACTAAAGTTGTTACCGAAAAAGAAATGCCTACAGATGTTGTAAGACTTAATTCTTTAGTTTCAGTGCGTTCTTTAGATGGTTTATGGGAGAAAACTTTTGAGTTGGTTGTGCCTTCAAAGGGGAATGTTTTACAAAATAAAATATCATTATTGTTACCAATGGGTACTGCTGTTTTAGGGTACGCCAAAGGCGATTTAATTTTATGGGATTTTCCAGGAGGTCAAAAAGAATTAAAAGTTTTAGAAGTAATGCAGCCAGAAAGAATAACCAAATAA
- a CDS encoding sigma-54 dependent transcriptional regulator: MLNKENILIVDDDLLILELIQRHLQSLNYHTYKAISVKEALEILKDTSIDLLITDLQMPDVDGLELIKYTSEHYPKIPKLVVTGFPSIEGALEVMKSGAVDYITKPFTKEELKKAVLKSLKINSKEDTVSQVKVAETHKPYGELIGASPAMRKVTDVIDRLKNNKATVFIYGESGTGKELVARSIHYMGKYSSAPFVAVNCGAIPENLLESELFGYVKGAFTGAEKDRKGFFQAANNGTIFLDEIGNASLATQLRLLRVLQEKEVVRVGSQKAEKVDVRVIAATNINLKDLIEKKRFREDLYYRLTVVEIKVPTLTERSSDIPLLVEKFLFKYGIEYKDRFIKITPEALEVLKNYYWPGNIRELENVIQRAIIMSDRKVDVEHLPKHIKYQINFSKTDKLLSLKEFEKNYILKVLAATNNNKTKAAEILKIDRKTLREKLK; the protein is encoded by the coding sequence ATGCTAAACAAAGAAAATATATTAATTGTAGATGATGATCTTCTTATTTTAGAACTCATACAGAGGCATTTACAATCTTTAAATTATCATACTTATAAGGCGATATCTGTAAAGGAAGCATTAGAAATTTTAAAAGATACTTCTATAGATTTATTAATTACAGACCTGCAAATGCCAGATGTGGATGGTTTAGAATTAATTAAATACACGTCTGAACATTATCCTAAAATTCCAAAATTAGTAGTTACAGGTTTTCCTTCTATAGAAGGAGCTTTAGAAGTAATGAAATCTGGAGCAGTAGATTATATTACAAAACCTTTTACAAAAGAAGAACTTAAAAAGGCAGTTTTAAAATCTTTAAAAATTAACTCTAAAGAAGATACAGTTAGCCAGGTAAAAGTAGCAGAAACTCATAAACCGTATGGCGAATTAATAGGAGCATCGCCTGCAATGAGAAAAGTAACAGACGTAATAGATCGGTTAAAAAACAACAAAGCAACGGTTTTTATTTATGGTGAAAGCGGAACCGGAAAAGAGTTGGTGGCACGTTCTATTCATTATATGGGTAAATATTCCTCAGCACCTTTTGTTGCTGTAAACTGCGGAGCAATTCCAGAAAATTTATTAGAATCAGAGTTGTTTGGTTATGTAAAAGGAGCGTTCACGGGTGCTGAAAAAGATAGAAAAGGCTTTTTTCAGGCAGCCAATAATGGAACTATTTTTTTAGATGAAATTGGCAATGCATCTTTAGCAACTCAATTAAGATTGTTACGGGTTTTACAAGAAAAAGAAGTGGTAAGAGTTGGTTCTCAAAAAGCAGAAAAAGTTGATGTTAGGGTAATTGCTGCAACAAATATCAATTTAAAAGATTTAATTGAAAAAAAGCGTTTTAGAGAAGACTTATATTACCGATTAACAGTTGTAGAAATTAAGGTGCCAACTTTAACAGAGAGAAGTTCTGACATTCCGTTGTTGGTAGAAAAGTTTTTATTCAAATATGGAATAGAATACAAAGACCGTTTTATAAAGATTACACCTGAAGCCTTAGAGGTTCTAAAAAACTATTATTGGCCAGGTAATATTCGGGAATTAGAAAACGTAATACAAAGAGCTATTATTATGTCTGATAGAAAGGTAGATGTAGAGCACTTGCCGAAGCATATTAAATATCAAATCAATTTTTCTAAAACGGACAAGTTGTTGTCTTTAAAAGAATTTGAAAAAAACTATATTTTAAAGGTTTTAGCAGCTACAAATAATAATAAAACTAAGGCAGCAGAGATTCTTAAAATTGATAGAAAAACACTCCGGGAAAAATTAAAATAA
- a CDS encoding sensor histidine kinase: MENQITLEDKLKERIKELTCLYRVSSLIKDSGFNDLKELLKEIALSLKEAVRFPEEAFVEIKVENFVFVEGKKREDAIFIISAIKSFGKIKGSVTIGYSKQKFSENSFLEEEKLLLHQIASEIGDFLERKEINEKEEIAKRQIERVGRLAILGEITAGIAHELNTPLANILGFSELLKEKYKGDKVGREDLSKIINSAIYSREVVKKLMFFSCEMPQQMMSVDINIIINEAISLLKPSFSKKYIRCNITFSSDKIYLKVDKIQLTQVIFNLVINAIYFSDERGRIDIDVIEKTKNVQIRISDEGSGIEPINSENIFNPFFTTKPTGDGSGLGLSVVHGIIKSHKGTIIHQPNSPKGTIFVVSFPKS; the protein is encoded by the coding sequence ATGGAAAACCAAATTACGTTAGAAGATAAATTAAAAGAAAGAATTAAAGAACTAACTTGTTTATATAGAGTTAGTTCTTTAATTAAAGATAGTGGTTTTAATGATTTAAAAGAATTATTAAAAGAAATAGCCCTAAGTTTAAAAGAAGCAGTTAGGTTTCCAGAAGAAGCCTTTGTAGAAATTAAAGTAGAAAATTTTGTTTTCGTTGAAGGAAAAAAAAGAGAAGATGCAATTTTTATTATTTCTGCCATAAAATCTTTTGGAAAAATTAAAGGATCTGTTACGATAGGGTATTCCAAACAAAAATTTTCTGAAAACTCTTTTTTAGAAGAAGAAAAACTATTATTACATCAGATTGCTTCAGAAATTGGCGACTTTTTAGAACGAAAAGAAATCAATGAAAAAGAAGAGATTGCCAAAAGGCAAATTGAAAGAGTAGGTAGACTAGCAATTTTAGGAGAAATTACTGCTGGAATTGCGCATGAGTTAAATACACCTTTAGCTAATATTTTAGGCTTTTCAGAATTATTAAAAGAAAAGTATAAAGGAGATAAAGTTGGGCGTGAAGATTTAAGTAAAATAATAAATAGTGCCATCTATTCTAGAGAAGTTGTTAAAAAGTTAATGTTTTTTTCTTGTGAAATGCCCCAGCAAATGATGTCTGTTGATATCAATATTATTATTAATGAGGCAATTAGTTTGTTAAAACCTAGTTTTAGTAAAAAATACATACGCTGTAATATTACTTTTTCAAGTGATAAAATTTATTTAAAGGTTGATAAAATTCAGTTAACTCAAGTAATTTTTAATTTGGTAATCAATGCTATTTATTTTTCAGATGAAAGAGGGAGAATAGATATTGATGTTATTGAAAAAACTAAAAATGTACAAATTAGAATTTCTGATGAAGGTTCAGGAATAGAACCTATTAATTCCGAAAATATTTTTAATCCTTTTTTTACAACCAAACCTACCGGAGATGGTTCAGGTTTAGGCTTGAGTGTTGTACACGGAATTATTAAAAGTCATAAAGGCACTATTATTCATCAACCAAATTCACCAAAAGGGACTATTTTTGTTGTTAGTTTTCCCAAAAGTTAA
- the acs gene encoding acetate--CoA ligase, with amino-acid sequence MSNYHIKHLEEYFKVYRKSIREPEVFWEEIAEEHFLWRKKWDNVLDWDFSKPEIKWFEGAKLNITENCVDRHLSTKADKTAILFEPNDPNEPAEHITYKQLSERVNQFANVLKEHGIKKGDRVCIYVPMIPELAISLLACARIGAIHSVVFAGFSSTALATRINDSDCKIVITADGSFRGKKSIDLKGIVDEALENCPGVENVLVAKRTKANINMKEGRDKWLQPLLDNASKECSPEIMDAEDPLFILYTSGSTGKPKGMVHTTAGYMVYTAYTFKNAFQYRENDVYWCTADIGWITGHSYIVYGPLANGATTVLFEGVPSYPDFGRFWDIIEKHKINQFYTAPTAIRALAKHGTELLDKYDLSSLKVLGSVGEPINEEAWHWYNDNVGKGKSPVIDSWWQTETGGIMITPIPYVTPTKPTYATLPFIGIQPAIMDENGGELKGNQVEGRLCIKFPWPSIARTIWGNHQRYKETYFSAYKDMYFTGDGALRDEVGYYRITGRVDDVIIVSGHNLGTAPIEDAINEHPAIAESAIVGFPHDIKGSALYGYITLKNAGEYRNHDNLEKEINQLITDRIGPIAKLDKIQFTEGLPKTRSGKIMRRILRKIACNEMDNLGDTSTLLNPEIVQSIIDNRK; translated from the coding sequence ATGAGTAATTACCACATAAAACATTTAGAAGAATATTTTAAAGTCTATAGAAAATCTATAAGAGAACCAGAAGTCTTTTGGGAAGAAATAGCAGAAGAGCATTTTTTATGGAGAAAAAAATGGGACAATGTGTTAGATTGGGACTTTTCTAAGCCAGAGATTAAATGGTTTGAAGGTGCAAAACTAAACATCACAGAAAATTGTGTTGATAGGCATCTGTCTACAAAAGCAGACAAAACTGCAATTTTATTTGAACCTAATGATCCGAATGAACCTGCAGAACATATTACCTATAAACAATTATCAGAAAGAGTCAATCAATTTGCCAATGTTTTAAAAGAGCATGGAATTAAAAAAGGAGATAGAGTCTGTATTTATGTTCCTATGATTCCAGAATTAGCAATTTCTTTGTTAGCTTGTGCAAGAATAGGAGCGATACACTCTGTTGTTTTTGCTGGTTTTTCATCTACTGCTTTAGCAACAAGAATTAATGATTCTGATTGTAAAATTGTTATTACTGCAGATGGTTCTTTTAGAGGTAAAAAATCAATCGATTTAAAAGGAATCGTAGATGAGGCTTTAGAAAATTGTCCTGGAGTAGAAAATGTGTTGGTTGCAAAAAGAACCAAGGCAAATATCAACATGAAGGAAGGAAGAGATAAATGGTTACAACCATTATTAGACAACGCTTCTAAGGAATGTAGCCCGGAAATAATGGATGCAGAAGATCCTTTATTTATTTTATATACTTCTGGTTCTACAGGAAAGCCAAAAGGAATGGTGCATACAACAGCAGGTTATATGGTGTACACAGCATATACTTTTAAAAATGCATTTCAATACAGAGAAAACGATGTCTATTGGTGTACTGCAGATATTGGTTGGATTACTGGGCATTCTTATATTGTATATGGACCGTTAGCAAATGGAGCAACAACCGTACTTTTTGAAGGAGTACCAAGTTATCCAGATTTTGGTCGCTTTTGGGATATTATAGAAAAACATAAAATCAATCAATTTTATACAGCTCCAACCGCAATTAGAGCTTTGGCAAAACACGGAACAGAATTATTAGATAAGTATGATTTATCATCTTTAAAGGTTCTAGGGTCTGTTGGTGAGCCAATTAATGAAGAAGCATGGCACTGGTACAATGATAATGTAGGTAAGGGGAAAAGTCCCGTTATAGATTCTTGGTGGCAAACAGAAACTGGTGGAATTATGATTACTCCTATTCCTTATGTAACCCCAACAAAACCAACATATGCAACTTTACCATTTATAGGAATTCAACCTGCAATAATGGATGAAAATGGAGGTGAGTTAAAAGGAAATCAAGTAGAAGGAAGATTATGTATCAAATTTCCATGGCCAAGTATTGCACGTACCATCTGGGGAAATCATCAACGATATAAAGAGACTTATTTTTCTGCCTATAAGGATATGTATTTTACTGGTGATGGAGCGCTGAGAGATGAGGTTGGGTATTACAGAATTACTGGTAGAGTAGATGATGTAATTATTGTATCTGGGCATAATTTAGGAACTGCACCAATAGAAGATGCTATTAATGAACATCCTGCAATTGCAGAATCAGCTATTGTTGGTTTTCCACATGATATTAAAGGAAGTGCATTATATGGATATATTACCTTAAAAAATGCTGGAGAATATAGAAATCATGATAATTTAGAAAAAGAGATCAATCAATTAATTACGGATAGAATTGGACCTATTGCTAAATTAGATAAAATTCAATTTACAGAAGGTTTACCAAAAACACGTTCTGGAAAAATTATGAGACGTATTTTACGTAAAATAGCTTGTAACGAAATGGATAATTTAGGAGATACAAGTACGCTTTTAAACCCAGAAATAGTACAAAGTATTATTGATAATAGAAAATAA
- a CDS encoding acetate--CoA ligase — protein sequence MKYQKFYKKSILNPEDFWSKQADKLDWYKAPTTILSKDKHNYYQWFEDGELNLSYLCIDMHIKDGFGDQNAIIYDSPVTNTKQHISFHQLHHEVSKLAGGLKQLGLKKGDTCIIYMPMIPQALYAMLACVRIGVIHSVVFGGFAPHELAIRIDDCKPKAIITASSGVEIERIIPYKPYVDSAMEKSVHKPEKVIVFDRKLGVEVSMKSYDIDYTDLVDKSASIEAVSVAATHPSYILYTSGTTGTPKGIIRDTGGYATALKFSMKYIYGVDKGDVFWAASDVGWVVGHSYIVYAPLLNRNTTVLFEGKPIRTPDASTFWRVISEHKVTVMFTAPTAIRAIKKEDPNGRMIKKYDLSSLKYQFLAGERCDVATLTWTKEHLKVPVIDHWWQTESGWPMVANMVGVALQEVKPGSASFPVCGYDIQILNEEGEEVASSVEGFVAVKLPLPPGTLMNLWGNPERFHMGYLHRFPGYYFSGDGGYKDEDGYVFITGRVDDIINVAGHRLSTAEMEEVVASHKAVAECAVFGVHCEIKGQKPLGLVVLKKGDGYNEIQIQKEIIQDVRHGIGAVASFRDVLIINRLPKTRSGKILRKLLRNIADDLQYNIPSTIDDISIIAEIKSIYQKNHIGIYK from the coding sequence ATGAAATACCAAAAATTTTATAAAAAAAGCATTCTTAATCCAGAAGATTTCTGGAGCAAACAAGCAGATAAATTAGATTGGTATAAAGCTCCAACAACTATTTTATCAAAAGACAAACACAATTATTATCAATGGTTTGAGGATGGGGAACTTAATTTAAGTTATTTGTGTATTGACATGCATATTAAAGATGGTTTTGGAGATCAAAATGCCATTATTTATGATTCGCCAGTAACCAATACAAAACAACATATTTCCTTTCACCAATTGCATCACGAAGTATCTAAGCTCGCTGGTGGATTAAAACAATTGGGATTAAAAAAAGGAGATACTTGTATTATCTATATGCCCATGATTCCGCAGGCACTGTATGCAATGTTGGCATGTGTTAGAATTGGCGTTATCCATTCTGTTGTATTTGGTGGTTTTGCTCCGCATGAATTGGCTATTAGAATAGATGATTGTAAACCAAAAGCAATTATTACAGCCTCTAGTGGTGTAGAAATAGAACGTATTATCCCGTATAAACCCTATGTAGATAGTGCTATGGAGAAATCGGTACATAAGCCAGAAAAAGTAATTGTTTTCGATAGGAAATTAGGGGTAGAAGTATCAATGAAAAGTTACGATATAGATTATACGGATTTAGTTGATAAGTCTGCCTCTATAGAAGCGGTTTCTGTTGCAGCAACACACCCTTCATACATTTTATATACTTCTGGCACTACAGGAACTCCAAAAGGAATTATTAGAGATACAGGAGGATATGCAACTGCATTAAAATTTTCTATGAAATATATTTATGGAGTTGATAAAGGAGATGTTTTTTGGGCTGCAAGTGATGTTGGTTGGGTGGTTGGGCACAGTTATATTGTGTATGCTCCTTTATTAAACAGAAATACAACGGTACTTTTTGAAGGAAAACCAATTAGAACCCCAGATGCGTCTACTTTTTGGCGCGTAATTAGTGAGCATAAAGTAACAGTGATGTTTACGGCGCCAACCGCAATAAGAGCAATCAAAAAAGAAGATCCTAACGGAAGGATGATTAAAAAATATGATTTATCGAGTTTAAAATATCAGTTTTTAGCAGGTGAACGTTGTGATGTGGCTACTTTAACATGGACAAAAGAACATTTAAAAGTCCCCGTTATAGATCATTGGTGGCAAACCGAAAGTGGTTGGCCAATGGTAGCAAATATGGTTGGTGTAGCATTGCAGGAAGTAAAACCAGGATCTGCAAGTTTTCCTGTTTGCGGTTATGATATTCAGATATTAAATGAAGAAGGAGAGGAAGTAGCTTCAAGTGTAGAAGGTTTTGTTGCTGTTAAATTGCCTTTGCCTCCAGGTACTTTAATGAATCTTTGGGGCAATCCAGAACGCTTTCATATGGGATACTTACATCGATTTCCTGGATATTATTTTTCTGGTGATGGCGGTTACAAAGACGAAGATGGATATGTTTTTATTACCGGAAGAGTAGATGATATTATAAACGTTGCCGGACACCGATTGTCTACTGCAGAAATGGAAGAAGTTGTAGCATCTCATAAAGCAGTTGCAGAGTGTGCTGTTTTTGGTGTGCATTGCGAAATTAAAGGACAAAAACCTTTAGGATTAGTCGTTTTAAAAAAGGGAGATGGATATAATGAAATACAAATTCAGAAAGAAATTATACAAGATGTACGTCATGGAATTGGCGCTGTTGCCTCTTTTAGAGATGTATTAATTATAAATAGATTGCCAAAAACGAGAAGTGGGAAAATTCTTCGTAAATTGTTACGCAATATTGCGGATGACTTGCAGTATAATATTCCGTCTACAATTGATGATATTTCAATTATAGCCGAAATAAAAAGTATTTATCAGAAAAATCACATAGGAATTTATAAATAA
- a CDS encoding response regulator transcription factor, protein MKKKILIVDDEPNIVMSLEYAFKKQNFEVYIARDGSEALEILKHQTANIVLLDIMMPNVDGYKTLRYIKNTVSLKDTKVVFLTAKNKASDIEKGLKLGADKYLTKPFSVKKLVSEILELLN, encoded by the coding sequence ATGAAGAAGAAAATTTTAATTGTTGATGACGAGCCAAATATTGTAATGTCATTAGAATATGCTTTTAAAAAACAAAATTTTGAAGTGTATATTGCAAGGGATGGAAGTGAAGCTTTAGAGATCTTAAAACATCAAACGGCTAACATTGTTTTGTTAGATATTATGATGCCAAATGTAGATGGTTATAAAACCTTACGGTATATAAAAAATACGGTGAGTTTAAAAGATACTAAAGTGGTCTTTTTAACGGCAAAAAATAAAGCTTCAGATATTGAAAAGGGTTTAAAACTTGGAGCAGATAAGTATTTGACAAAACCTTTTTCAGTAAAAAAACTAGTTTCAGAAATATTGGAACTTTTAAATTAA